The DNA region GACGTGCTGATACGCGCGCAGTCGGTGCTCTGACCCTCGCGCGCACCGATCGGGCCGATACGGGTCAGGCCACCGGCACCGCGCTCCGCTTCGCCAGCAGCGCGAGGTGGAGCGCGGCGAGCGTCTCCCCGTCGTCGAGGTCGACGTCGAGCAGATCACCGATCAGGGTGAGCCGCTGGTAGAAGACGGATCTCGAGAGGTGGCTCGCGGCCGCCGCCGCGGAGCGATTTCCGGGGTGGGTGACGAGCGCCGCGAGCACGTCGAGCAGGTCTCCGCGCCGGTCGCGGTCGTACGCCACGACCGGGGCGAGCATCCGCTCGCTGTGCGCGAGCAGGCGCTGATCGTCACGCAACGAGGCGACGAAGCGCTCGAGCGGACGGTCGTCGACGCGTCGCACGCGCGGGCCGGATTCGGAGCGGTCGCTCGCCGCGAGGTCTCTCGCCGCGCGCAATGAGGCGAGCAGCCCCAGGACATCTTCGGCGGGAGGGCCGACGAAGACCGTGCGCGCGGGCCCGGCGATGCGCACGGCGAGAGCATCGGTGAGCAGCGCGGACTCGGGGAGCGATAGCAGGGCGACGTCATCCTCTCCCACGCGGGCGGCGACCACGGCGGCCCCGGCCTGCCGAGCCCGGTAGGCGAGCTCGGCCGCCGACTCCGCCCCGCGGGCGACGAAGCCGTGGCAATGCCGACCCGAAAGAGCGAACCCGCCCGAAGCCAGACGGGCGGCGATGTCGGCCGGGTTCGCGAACCGCGCGCCGAGCAGATCGTCGATGATGCCCCGCTGCGCGAGCAGCGACCACTCGGTGTCGCCCCCGTCCGCCAGGCAGCCGAAGGCCAGTGCCGTCGCCCCCTGTTCGAGCACCGTGTGCCGGCCCGCCGGGTGCACGGGGCCCGGAAGGGCGAGCAGGGTTCCCCACCGCACCCCCCGCGCCTGCACCGGGATGCGATCGGCCGCGTCGAGCTGTCCGAGCGCCTGCGCGACCGGCATCCGCAGGGTCTCGAGCGCGATCACCTCGTGCGCGAGGTTCTCCAACACGACGGGCGCGCCGAGCGCTCTCGCGGTCTCGGCGACGACGACGTCGGCCGGAGCGCCCTGCAGGCTCAGCGCAGTGAAGAGCTCGTGCAGGCGCTGGCGTTCGTGCAGCGCATCCGTCTGAGCGGCGATGAGCGATCTGTGCACCGACTCCGTCACCGCGACGAACTTGATCTCGCTGGTCAGGGCGATCAGGGCGAGACCGACGTCCCGGCACACCTCGGTCACGGCATCGGGGATCTGCGATTGGCCGGACCCGAGCTCCACGACGATGCCCGCGATCCCCGCACGGTGCAGGGCTCTCGCGAAGTCGCGCAGCTCGTCCGGAGC from Microbacterium sp. SY138 includes:
- a CDS encoding PucR family transcriptional regulator ligand-binding domain-containing protein, with protein sequence MADVLADPVLQAGAPDVVVGGAALDADVRWVHVSDSAGVARLLDGGELLLSTGAGWPTAPDELRDFARALHRAGIAGIVVELGSGQSQIPDAVTEVCRDVGLALIALTSEIKFVAVTESVHRSLIAAQTDALHERQRLHELFTALSLQGAPADVVVAETARALGAPVVLENLAHEVIALETLRMPVAQALGQLDAADRIPVQARGVRWGTLLALPGPVHPAGRHTVLEQGATALAFGCLADGGDTEWSLLAQRGIIDDLLGARFANPADIAARLASGGFALSGRHCHGFVARGAESAAELAYRARQAGAAVVAARVGEDDVALLSLPESALLTDALAVRIAGPARTVFVGPPAEDVLGLLASLRAARDLAASDRSESGPRVRRVDDRPLERFVASLRDDQRLLAHSERMLAPVVAYDRDRRGDLLDVLAALVTHPGNRSAAAAASHLSRSVFYQRLTLIGDLLDVDLDDGETLAALHLALLAKRSAVPVA